The DNA sequence GGCAGCCGCCAATTCCCAATTTTGGCTGGCGAGTTCTGATTGGATCAATTTATCCACCACCAAGAATGCCAAATCCGTCCCGGGAGATTCCGTGAGAAACAGATAGAGATTGCGGGATTGGATGGTCAGTGGCTCTTCCTTGAGGAGATCCCGGCCCATGCGCGCCCATTTTTTGTCTGCTTGAAGGCGTTCGTTGTCCGGAAAATGCTCACCAAAGGTCGTCTCGAATGTGCGGAGGGTTTTGATCGATCCGTCTCGCGTGTATTTCTCATAGAAGGAAGTCCAATATCCCGCTACATCTGCGGTTCCGCCTCTAGCCTTCATGACTTCTGCCAATACCTCCAAAGGAATCTGATCGGGTTTTTGTGCCAATATGGAATCCACAATCACAGGGATCAAATCACTTCCGGGATGGGTCTGGATGTATCGGTAGTAATCGGGCAAATGCCGACTCTCCAGCAACGTCCTGGAAGTTAGATAGGCAATTTGTTCTTTCGCTTCTGCTGCGTATCTGCCTGCTGGATTGGTGCGTGCGAATCTCGCCAATTGGGCGATAGATTCTGAATTCCTGACCTGCTCATACCTCATGGAATCGCGGTACTGGATGGCCGTGAGCTGCACCGGATATCCCACTGCGAAATTGATGAACGCATTCACGGAATCCATGGAGGGTTCAGGGAGCATCTCTTCCCAACGGATCAATGCCTTGCCCGCCCGTGCAGAATCCAGTAGGTGTTCTTCAGCCTTGTACACTTCCAAAAAGTGGTCATAGGCCACAACGGTATGGGTATCTTTGGCCTGTTGAAGCGCCGCCAAGGTGATGTAGGCACGCCGTTTTTTGAGCGATGAAGCAGTCAGGTGGAATTCCTTGTACTTCCGCTTGTTTTCCGCGCTGGCTTTGCGATAGTAGAAGATGGCCTTTCGGCAATGGAAGTACGCCGAGTCCAAATCCTTGTAGGGGGGAGGAGCGGCTTCCAACATCACGGACAGGTCGTAATTGGCTAATACAGAGGCGGGGTTACGGCTGTATTCGTCTCCGACCAGCATGAAAATCTCATAGTACTTCTTTTCCTTGAAGTATTGACGATAGCGAAATTGACCGAACAGGGCATTCGACTGGAGGATTCCCACCAGTAGAAAAAGGAGGACTTGGCGTATCATGTATTTGCAGAACAGTTGATGGACGCGATGCGAGTGCGGTACCATGAGTCGTGACCTCAAAGCATGCCTTCACACCGAAATATCAGGTATTATATGATTTATTCTGCTTCGAATCAGCCAATCGGGGAAATATTGTGGGAAAAAGGCTCAGCTTGGACCCTGATTAGATTTTATGGGAGATAAAATGGAGGAATATCAATCAGTTCGATTTATTCATTCCCGTGAAAATGTGCCCCATTTGCGCAAAAAGGCAAATGGGGCGTCAGGATAAACGTTTTATCGGACAGATCCCAAAAAGGAAATTTCCACTCGACGGTTGCGAGCACGTCCTGATTCCGTCTCGTTGTCGGCAATGGGTTTCGATTCTCCATACCCTGCGGTACTCATCAATTCCCCTGAGACTCCCAATGAAATGAGGTAGGTACGAACGGATTTTGCCCGACGGGTGGAGAGGTTGAGATTTTGGGTGGCTGCTCCAACATCATCCGTATGGCCAGCGATTTCCACCTTTCGATTCTGGACGATCAGCAGATCCGCAATCCTGCGCAACTCTGGTTCAGATGCGGGCAGAATCTCATGACTGTTGGTTTCGAAGAAGAGATTGTTGAACTGGAGATCCACGGATGTTTTGATGGCCTCCTCCATGGTCACCGTTTCCATGTCCTGATCGACGTGTTGGGCACTGGTGGCTTGCGTGAAGTCGTAGTTTTCTGAAATGGGGACAATGAGTGGGTCCTTGGTATAGACGCCGATCCGGGAGCCCAAAGGCACCACGATGAAGTAGCTTCCGTCGCGGGCATTGCTGGTGTATTCGCCCAATTGCTCGCCTGTATCGAGGTTCTCCACGAATATTTTGGCGCCGATGGGATTGGATTGCTTATCCTGTAAAGTCCCCGAAATGGTGGCCACCGCCTGTGGTCTGGCAAATTCGGGAAGACCTACAGAGAAAATTTCCTGATGGCCATCCATAGGATTGGCAAAGTAGGCCAGAGAACCATCCGTGGAGATTTTGTACCCCCATTCCTTCTGGTCCGAATTGATCTCCTTGCCCAAGTTGATCGGAGGACTCCAATCTGTCCATGAATTCCGGTCTTGACGGGTGCTCTTGAACACATCCAAGTTCCCAAATCCGCCCCAGCCTCCCGAGGAAAAATAGAGCGTCTTCATGTCCGAGTGAAGAAATGGCGTCCGCTCGTCGTCCGGGGTGTTGATGGAAGGCCCAAGACTGATGGGATCGCTCCAGCTATTTTCGGTTTTGAAAGAAACGAAAATGTCTAGGGCTCCCTCTCCGTCGGAGTCCCCATTTCTGACGTAGAGCAAGGCCCGGTTGTCTGGCGTAAAAATGCCGTCTGCCTGCCACCAAGCGGAATTGATCATGCTTGGGAATGGATTGAAATCTGTCCAGCCTTCCGTTCCATACGTCCCGAGATACAATTTTCCCGAGATGAAGACGATCAGCTGAGTACCATCCGAGGAGATGCCCAAGGGCGCCTCATTTCCGCTCGATTCGATTCCTTCCAGCAGTTCAGGCTTTTGCCAAACACCCCCAATATTTCGCGACACAAAGATGTCCTCCATCGAATGATTGTCCTCCCGGCCGCGGGCACAGAAGTACAATTGCTTGCTATCCGCTGATATGACGGGGAGGTATTCGGAGCCTTCGGTCGAGTTTACGGGCTGCCCCAGATTAACCCGCACGATTTCCGGCTGGTCTGTGGTCAAATTGCTGTAGAGCGCCTTGACCTGAGGATTATGAATCCGAACCACCTCGGGCAGACTGTCGATTTTGGCAACGGCCTTTTCCCATTCACCAGCTTCCAATTCATCCTCGATGAGTTCATCGACAATCAAGAATGCCAATTCTTTCTGGTAGCACTTCTCTAGATAATCAGCCAATTGGGCAGTTTGGAGGTTGAGGTCGTAACTCCGGTTGAGCGTTTCTCCGATTTTTGCCCATTTGAGGTCTTCTTCCAGACGCTCAGACTGCGGGAAATGGGTACCGTACGCCTGCTTGAAATTTCCCAGAGACTTGGTTTTGCCATCTCTCGTGTATCTTTCATAGAACGGTGTCCAATAGGCTTCTACCTTCGATTGATCGCCTCGTTGCTTCATCACGACCTGAAGGATTTCGTAGGGAATCTGCTTGGGCTTGAGGGACAAAATGGAATCCACGACTTGTTCGGCCAAATGGCTGGAGGGACTTTCGCGTAAAAAGCTGTAGTAGGTGGGGAGATGTCGGGAAGTCAACATGGATTGGGCTTCCAGAACCTCGGCACGTTGGAGGGCTTCCTTGGCATAAGGACTTCCCTCGTGCATGGCGGCATAGTTCAGGAACGCCGAAGGATTTTTGCTGGGCCGAATCATGTCGAACTCCAGGGAATCTCGCCACGATTCTGCCAAATCCTGTTGAGGAAAGCCTGCTGTACTCGCGATAAATGCATCGAGACTATCCATAGATGGATGGGGAAGCAGCGCCTCCCAGCGAATCAGGACCTTGCCCGCCTTGGCCGAGTCGGCAAGCGATCCAGCACCACTGAAGGTGGCGAGGAAATGATCGTAGGCCTCAATCGTGTGTAGGGTTTTGGCATCCTTGTACCCCGCTCGGCAGATCAATTTCAGACGCTTCTTGAGCGCTTCAGGGGTGAGTTTGTAGGACCGGTACTTGGCCTTATTCGAAGGATTGGCCTTTTTGTAGTAAAACATGGCCTTGCGGCAGTGGTAGTAGGCCGAATCCACATCGCGGTATTCTTCGGGGGCAGAACTCAGCAAAACCGCCAGGTCAAAATTGGCAAATACCGAGGCTGGATTCTTCTGGTATTGCTCGGTGGCTTGGGCAAATACCTCCTCGTATTTGCCTGCCTTGAATTGAGCGTGATACCGAAATTGGGTAAATGCAGCGGTCGACTGCAAGCATAGCAGGAGCAGGACCGCAGAGGTAAAGCGAATCATGAGATTAGTTGAGCAAGTGGAAAGGAGTAAGAAACTATGGGTTGTGCGGTAATCACTTCCATAGAATCTCAAGCGCCTGTAATATCATGGTTCGGATGATTTTTTCATACTGGAAGAAGCCAATCGTGGAAATAATGTGGAAAGATTGACTAATTCCGTTAGGGAATGGTGGTCTTCGGAGAATAGCTGATCCCCCAAAAAGGGGATGGGCATCAGGAGATTTCCCCTGATGCCCAATGGAAGGTTGGCAATAGACCTCCGCGCAGCTATTCCTTGATGAATTTTTGGGTGCCCATCGGACGATGATTGGCATCCTGCAGGGTGGCGATGTAAACGCCCGCTTTCAACGCAGAGAGATCAATTGTTTGGGAAGATCCGCGCAATGCCACTTGGCGAATTTGTTGCCCTCGCGTGTTGTAAATCATCAGGGTACAACGATCCAATTTCCCCGATAGGGTCAGTTGATCGACCACCGGATTGGGGGAGATGGTGAATGCAAATTGATCTTCCAGTTCACCGTCGATGGAAACGCCAGCCCCCGTCAGCGTGAGTTGACCATTGGCATCGAACGGATCGGCCCACTTCTCATTGGTGTAGACATCTGTGCCTGTGAGCGTCGAAAGGAATGCGTTGATCTTCTGGCGCTCGTTCGGGTTGGAATTCATGAGGAGCCCGATCCTCCGGCCCGTCGTGGGACTGATCTTGGTGAGGCGGGGGTCGAGGTTGGTGTTGTCCACGGTATCCAATCGCCGGAATTCGTAGTGTCCAAAGATATCTTGCAGGAAGTGCGCCTGTCCGGAGTGGAACATGCCGCCATTCAACGTGACACCATCCGCCTGGATCAAATCTCTCAAGGTTGGGGAGCGTGTGCCATCCAGCCACGAAGGTTCATTGGGATGATTGGAGGCAGGCCGCACAAAAGCGTTGTTGAGGGAATTCGGGTCAATGTCGAACTCTGGAGGCATGTGGCAAGTCGCGCAATTGAACCCGCCGCTGATCCGCTTAGCCACATCAAAGGTGCCTCCCGGATCGCCCGGCACATCGCCCACCGTGATGGTATCTTCCACCCACTGGAAGTCCTGGATAAATAGCCGTTTGCCATCGTTTTCATCCGAAGTGAAGTTCGGAAAGTCTGTCAAGTCATCTGCGACTTGGGCACGCCCGATGTCGTATTTCGAATCGAATGACTGGATGCTTCGGACGAATTGAGCCAAAGCTCTTGCCATGCGTTCCTCGGTGATCATCGCATCCCCAAATGCCAAGGTGAACAATTGCGGATAGTAATCGGTGGAGTCCAGTTTGCTGATAAGATCTGCGAAGCTCGGCATCCCGTTTTGTCCGCTGTACCCCATTTCCGCTTCCTGTTTGATGGGGATGATCATCTGATCCTCCAAGTTGGCGGCAGTTTCGTCCCAGCGAAACTTCTCCTCCGCCCCAAATCGCGCATTGACCAACCGCATCGAATGCCGCGGTGTGAGATTGCCATTGATCCCGATGCTGACATTGTTGGTGTCGGAAAACGCATATTCCTGAATATGGCAGTTGCTGCAGGAGACGGTATTGTCAATCGAGAGCTTTTTGTCATAAAACAGCACCCGACCCAGCGTAGCCCCTTCATCCGTGATGGGATTGTGTGCGGGGGTATTGTCTTTGGTGATGTAGGAAGGAATGGCCTGGTTTGCGTAGTTGAATAGATTGTCCAGATCGATTGTCCCGGACTTCAGGACAAGTGTGGCGACAATGAGCGCGCACACCAGCAGAGATTTTTTCATCGCGAGGATCGTGAATGTGTGAGACTAATGCGGGTTAGAGGAGGGGAGTAGGGGAAGGTTTAACGAAGGCGAACGATTTTTTCTCGAAGTTGGGAATTTCGGGAGAATGGGAAGAGTCGCCCATGTGCAAAGGTACCGAATCTCGTGTTCAAACGCCCGCAGCTCCAACCCCCTCGAATTCGAGGGGGTTGGAGCTGCGGAGGAATCCACATTGAGGTGGAGGTAGGTTGGGAAGCTTTCAAGGAAAAAGCAAAAGCCTTTTACGAAGGTAAGTTTCAATCCACATTGAGGTGGAGGTAGGTCGGGAAGCTAGTCGCCCTGTGCGTTGTGGCTACTGCTGCGATGGGTTTCAATCCACATTGAGGTGGAGGTAGGTCGGGAAGTCGCATGGGGTGATGGCCATTCCTTCATGTACTGGGAGTTTCAATCCACATTGAGGTGGAGGTAGGTCGGGAAGCTAGTCGCCCTGTGCGTTGTGGCTACTGCTGCGATGGGTTTCAATCCACATTGAGGTGGAGGTAGGTCGGGAAGTCGCATGGGGTGATGGCCATTCCTTCATGTACTGGGAGTTTCAATCCACATTGAGGTGGAGGTAGGTCGGGAAGCTCAGGACGACGCAAACCAGTACACATGCCGCTTCGTGTTTCAATCCACATTGAGGTGGAGGTAGCACGCTAAGTCTGAGTTATGAAAATTGACTTTCAAGGGAAACTGAGTTTCAATCCACATTGAGGTGGAGGTAGCCCGGGAAGGCGACTTCCTCACAGCCTCTTTTTCCCCCAGATCTAGTTTCAATCCACATTGAGGTGGAGGTAGCACGCTAAGATCGCAATCCATGAGGCGTTGCACAAAAACGACATGTTTCAATCCACATTGAGGTGGAGGTAGCTCGGGAAGCCAGGAGCGGGCGGGAAGTATCGCTTTGGTATCAAGTAGTTTCAATCCACATTGAGGTGGAGGTAGCACGCTAAGCCTTAATACTGGAAAAATGGACCTTGACAGGACGTCGTTTCAATCCACATTGAGGTGGAGGTAGGTCGCTAAGACGCTGCGAATGAATCGAGTGATGGTTATCTTGGATAGCGTTTCAATCCACATTGAGGTGGAGGTAGCACGCTAAGGTAAGTCTGCCTACCCTTTCGGTTATAACGAAAATCGTTTCAATCCACATTGAGGTGGAGGTAGGTCGCTAAGCAGAGCGCAACAAAGGCTGCATTAGTTGGAGTAGGGTTTCAATCCACATTGAGGTGGAGGTAGGTCGGGAAGTGTCAACATCCGTGTTGCCTTTTGTATCATGTGTTTGGTTTCAATCCACATTGAGGTGGAGGTAGGTCGCTAAGGCGAGTGGGCCTTTGTCGATGTCTATTTCCGGCGCTTTGTGTTTCAATCCACATTGAGGTGGAGGTAGCTCGGGAAGAAGCAGTAATACAAAATCGCAACATTCGCGAGCATACGTTTCAATCCACATTGAGGTGGAGGTAGCTCGGGAAGCACTCGGCGAAATTGCTTTTTCTAGGCATTTCGACAGTTTCAATCCACATTGAGGTGGAGGTAGCTCGGGAAGAAAAGGCTGACGATGTCAAAACGAAAGTCGAGGAGCGTTTCAATCCACATTGAGGTGGAGGTAGCCCGTGAAGTCGTGAGTTGATTTATGGTGCTGAAAATGAGCTAAATACGAGATGTTTGTAGTCGGCCAAAATGGAAGAATTCATACGTCAAAGATCGTCAAATATGCCAACATTAGCAAGATGTGCGCATGGTTAATGGGTTGTCAATTAGGGACTTATGGCCTGGATCTCCCTTGGCTTCCAAAAATTGACCACCGGACTACCGGATGCACACATTTCTATAGGTACAATCTACACATCTTTTCTTGACTTTCGTTCCTTTTGGGTAGTAGTTTGATTCAATGATATGAAAAATCTGGTCGACGTCATCTTTGAGTCTCATTTTGTCATTTTCTCCAATTGGAACCTCTACTAACTTGTGCCTACTTCTGGTGTACACCAAAAATCCTTTTTCCACTTCAGACCCAAAATTTTCCTCTATCAACAGCGCGTAACAGACCAGTTGAGTCCGATAGGTCGAATAAACGCGATCCTTATACTGGGCAAATTTGAAGTCCAATGGGGCCATGTTCCCATCCGCCAGCCATAATACTTCATCGATTTCACCTCTAAGTCCATGCCCTGTCAGATATACTTGAACCTGCTTGCGTTGGACCCCGATTCGCCTTCGCAGATATTCGGCTTGTGAAGCAGCTTTTTCTTGATGAAGTTCTCTGCCTTTGACGACCTTGTATCTCCTGTCTTCTTGTTTGGGGAGCTGAAGCACATGCTGGAAATAGGTAAATCTCGGACAATAGTGATAATTGATGAGATGGGTAGGAGTCAGTGTTCTGTGATCCATGATCTAGAAAAATAAGGCCCGTATTTCATCGGTTACCAGTTTCTTGTCAAATGCCTGACCCAGTAGCTCCGTTTCCACCAGTTGTTGACGAGTCATTGGAAATATGTATACCCGATCTTTATCCTCATCTATCCATTCCTCAATAGCCAAGGAAAGGGTGTCCTTTTCATTGGAATTGAGCGATCCTAAAAACACCGAATATTGCACCCGGTAGAGTCCCGCTTGCTTACAAAGTTTAGCTACTCGATTACGGGCTTTGTCATTGGATATGTCATAGAGTACCCAGCAAATCATGGCGAGTCGATCAATGCGTTGGCATAGGTGTGCGCATCCAATTGCAAGGCATGTTGGCGAGTGAGGCTTCTACCACGATGCCGAATCTTGGAACCTTGCACATATTCATTGAAGGCTTCCACCACCAAGGCTTTTCCGGCTTTGGTGAGTCCCACTCCGTTGGTGATGGATTGCCAATGCGTCTGGTTGACACCTTTGCTGGAGAATAGTCGGAATACCACCCCCTTTCAGCCCAAATTCGATAGGGCTCGATAAAATCGTATACTGGAATTGCTACAAAAAAGTGGACAGGAGCTAAAGGGCTAAATGGCCTGAAGAGATAAAAACTTTTTCTCAAAGTATTGTGAGGGAGTCAGATAATCCAGACTCATATGCATTCTCTTGCGGTTGTACCAGATCTCGATGTATTCGAAGATATCCATCTCCGCCTCGCGCTTGGTCCTGTAGTCCCTTCCTGCGATCCATTCAGATTTCAGGGATTTGAAGAAGGCCTCGGCCACGGCGTTATCCCAGCAGTTTCCCTTTCGGCTCATTGACTGCACGACTGTCTTGCCCCTGCCCAGTTCCTCCCTAAATTCGGCAGAGGAGTACTGGCTTCCCCGATCCGAATGGAAGATCAATCCTGAGCGGACCTCGCGGTTGGTCCGGGCCATCCTCCAAGCGGGCACGACGGTGTCGATGGCCTTCATCGAATGGCCCAGGGACCAGCCGATGATCTGCCGGTCGGCCAGATCCATAACCATGGTCAGGAAAATCCATCCTGCCCGGGTCCAGATGTAGGAGATGTCCGAGACCCAGGCCCTCCCGAAGGTCCCCACCTCGAAATTACGGTCGAGGACGTTGGGACTTGCCAGTTGGTCCGGGGCAGTCCGGGTTCCCGGAAACCGTCGCCTGTTCACCTTGCTCCGCAAGCCCGCTGCACGCATCAGGCGCGCCACCCGTGGCCTCGACACCCAAATCCCACAATTCCTCAACGCCCGGGTGATTCGCAGACTGCCGAAGCTCC is a window from the Pontibacter sp. G13 genome containing:
- the cas4 gene encoding CRISPR-associated protein Cas4; amino-acid sequence: MDHRTLTPTHLINYHYCPRFTYFQHVLQLPKQEDRRYKVVKGRELHQEKAASQAEYLRRRIGVQRKQVQVYLTGHGLRGEIDEVLWLADGNMAPLDFKFAQYKDRVYSTYRTQLVCYALLIEENFGSEVEKGFLVYTRSRHKLVEVPIGENDKMRLKDDVDQIFHIIESNYYPKGTKVKKRCVDCTYRNVCIR
- the cas2 gene encoding CRISPR-associated endonuclease Cas2, producing the protein MICWVLYDISNDKARNRVAKLCKQAGLYRVQYSVFLGSLNSNEKDTLSLAIEEWIDEDKDRVYIFPMTRQQLVETELLGQAFDKKLVTDEIRALFF
- a CDS encoding IS3 family transposase; translated protein: MYEFIGRHRGEFSVERMCKVMEVSRSGYYAWRNRPQSRRAIENRQILEKIRIIHAQSRRSFGSLRITRALRNCGIWVSRPRVARLMRAAGLRSKVNRRRFPGTRTAPDQLASPNVLDRNFEVGTFGRAWVSDISYIWTRAGWIFLTMVMDLADRQIIGWSLGHSMKAIDTVVPAWRMARTNREVRSGLIFHSDRGSQYSSAEFREELGRGKTVVQSMSRKGNCWDNAVAEAFFKSLKSEWIAGRDYRTKREAEMDIFEYIEIWYNRKRMHMSLDYLTPSQYFEKKFLSLQAI
- a CDS encoding OmpA family protein, which encodes MIRFTSAVLLLLCLQSTAAFTQFRYHAQFKAGKYEEVFAQATEQYQKNPASVFANFDLAVLLSSAPEEYRDVDSAYYHCRKAMFYYKKANPSNKAKYRSYKLTPEALKKRLKLICRAGYKDAKTLHTIEAYDHFLATFSGAGSLADSAKAGKVLIRWEALLPHPSMDSLDAFIASTAGFPQQDLAESWRDSLEFDMIRPSKNPSAFLNYAAMHEGSPYAKEALQRAEVLEAQSMLTSRHLPTYYSFLRESPSSHLAEQVVDSILSLKPKQIPYEILQVVMKQRGDQSKVEAYWTPFYERYTRDGKTKSLGNFKQAYGTHFPQSERLEEDLKWAKIGETLNRSYDLNLQTAQLADYLEKCYQKELAFLIVDELIEDELEAGEWEKAVAKIDSLPEVVRIHNPQVKALYSNLTTDQPEIVRVNLGQPVNSTEGSEYLPVISADSKQLYFCARGREDNHSMEDIFVSRNIGGVWQKPELLEGIESSGNEAPLGISSDGTQLIVFISGKLYLGTYGTEGWTDFNPFPSMINSAWWQADGIFTPDNRALLYVRNGDSDGEGALDIFVSFKTENSWSDPISLGPSINTPDDERTPFLHSDMKTLYFSSGGWGGFGNLDVFKSTRQDRNSWTDWSPPINLGKEINSDQKEWGYKISTDGSLAYFANPMDGHQEIFSVGLPEFARPQAVATISGTLQDKQSNPIGAKIFVENLDTGEQLGEYTSNARDGSYFIVVPLGSRIGVYTKDPLIVPISENYDFTQATSAQHVDQDMETVTMEEAIKTSVDLQFNNLFFETNSHEILPASEPELRRIADLLIVQNRKVEIAGHTDDVGAATQNLNLSTRRAKSVRTYLISLGVSGELMSTAGYGESKPIADNETESGRARNRRVEISFLGSVR
- a CDS encoding cytochrome c peroxidase translates to MKKSLLVCALIVATLVLKSGTIDLDNLFNYANQAIPSYITKDNTPAHNPITDEGATLGRVLFYDKKLSIDNTVSCSNCHIQEYAFSDTNNVSIGINGNLTPRHSMRLVNARFGAEEKFRWDETAANLEDQMIIPIKQEAEMGYSGQNGMPSFADLISKLDSTDYYPQLFTLAFGDAMITEERMARALAQFVRSIQSFDSKYDIGRAQVADDLTDFPNFTSDENDGKRLFIQDFQWVEDTITVGDVPGDPGGTFDVAKRISGGFNCATCHMPPEFDIDPNSLNNAFVRPASNHPNEPSWLDGTRSPTLRDLIQADGVTLNGGMFHSGQAHFLQDIFGHYEFRRLDTVDNTNLDPRLTKISPTTGRRIGLLMNSNPNERQKINAFLSTLTGTDVYTNEKWADPFDANGQLTLTGAGVSIDGELEDQFAFTISPNPVVDQLTLSGKLDRCTLMIYNTRGQQIRQVALRGSSQTIDLSALKAGVYIATLQDANHRPMGTQKFIKE